The following proteins come from a genomic window of Falco rusticolus isolate bFalRus1 chromosome 9, bFalRus1.pri, whole genome shotgun sequence:
- the NELFB gene encoding negative elongation factor B isoform X1, which translates to MYAGLQDLGVANGEDLKETLTNCTEPLKAIEQFQTENGVLLPSLQSALPFLDLHGTPRLEFHQSVFDELREKLLERVSVIALEGKVEERYKKLEDLLEKSFSLVKMPSIQPVVMCVMKHLPKVPEKKLKLVMADKDLYKACAVEVKRQIWQDNQALFGDEVSPLLKQYILEKENILFSNDISVLHNFFSPSPKTRRQGEVVQKLTQMIGKNVKLYDMVLQFLRTLFLRTRNVHYCTLRAELLMSLHDLETSEICNVDPCHKFTWCLDACIREKFVDNKRARELQGFLDGVKKGQEQVLGDLSMILCDPFAINTLALSTIRHLQDLVGQDTLPRESPDLLLLLRMLSLGQGAWDMIDSQVFKEPKMEAELITKFLPMLMSFVVDDHTFNVDQKLPSEEKGPIPYPSTIPEAFTKFLQENRIACEIGLYYILHITKQRNKNAFLRLLPALVETFSDLAFSDIFLHLLTGNLTLLGDEFALEEFCTSLFDGFFLTACSRKENVHRHVLRLLLHLNHKVAPAKLESLQKALEPTKQSGEAVKELYNQLTEKLELRKPSPAEVTETPSMELPLPAVPTPASR; encoded by the exons ATGTACGCGGGGCTGCAGGACCTGGGGGTGGCCAACGGCGAGGACCTGAAGGAGACGCTGACCAACTGCACGGAGCCGCTGAAGGCCATCGAGCAGTTCCAg ACTGAGAATGGAGTGCTGCTGCCCTCGCTGCAGTCCGCCCTGCCGTTCCTGGACCTGCACGGCACCCCCCGGCTGGAGTTCCACCAGTCGGTGTTCGACGAGCTGcgggagaagctgctggagagggtctCCGTCATCGCTTTGGAAGGGAAAGTCGAGGAGAG GTACAAAAAGCTGGAAGATCTCCTAGAGAAGAGCTTTTCCCTGGTCAAGATGCCCTCCATACAGCCTGTGGTAATGTGTGTCATGAAGCACTTGCCCAAG GTCCctgaaaagaagctgaagttaGTAATGGCTGATAAGGATTTGTACAAAGCATGTGCAGTGGAGGTGAAGCGCCAGATTTGGCAAGATAACCAGGCTCTGTTTGGTGATGAGGTGTCTCCACTGCTGAAGCAATATatcctggagaaggaaaatattctcTTCAGTAATGATATTTCTGTCTTGCACAATTTCTTCAGTCCGTCTCCCAAAACAAGGCGTCAAGGAGAG GTGGTTCAGAAGCTGACCCAGATGATTGGGAAGAATGTGAAGCTCTACGATATGGTGTTGCAGTTTCTGAGAACTTTGTTCCTTCGGACAAGGAATGTTCATTACTGCACGCTACGGGCAGAGCTCCTGATGTCACTGCATGACCTGGAAACCAGTGAAATCTGCAACGTTGACCCGTGTCATAAG TTCACCTGGTGCCTTGATGCTTGCATTCGGGAGAAGTTTGTGGACAACAAGAGAGCTCGGGAATTGCAAGGGTTTCTGGATGGAGTGAAGAAAGGACAAGAACAAGTGTTGGG ggATTTATCAATGATCTTGTGTGATCCCTTTGCCATTAACACCTTAGCCTTGAGTACCATAAGGCACCTGCAAGACTTGGTTGGGCAGGACACCTTACCCAGG GAAAGCCCggatctgctgctgctccttagGATGCTGTCTTTGGGACAGGGGGCCTGGGACATGATTGACAGTCAAGTCTTCAAGGAACCAAAAATG GAAGCTGAGCTGATCACAAAGTTCTTGCCTATGCTGATGTCCTTTGTGGTGGATGACCACACGTTCAATGTAGATCAGAAACTGCCCTCGGAGGAGAAGGGACCAATTCCCTACCCCAGCACCATTCCTGAAGCTTTCACCAA ATTCTTGCAGGAGAACAGAATAGCTTGTGAGATTGGGCTATATTACATCCTCCACATCACTAAGCAGAGGAACAAAAACGCTTTCCTTAGgctcctgccagcactgg TTGAGACGTTCAGTGACTTGGCcttcagtgacatttttctgcatctgcttACTGGTAACCTCACGCTACTGGGTGATGAATTCGCACTTGAGGAGTTCTGCACCAGTCTCTTTGATGGCTTCTTTCTCACTGCCTGCTCAAG AAAGGAGAATGTACATAGACATGTGCTAAGACTGCTGCTTCATCTGAATCACAAAGTGGCGCCTGCCAAATTAGAGTCTCTCCAGAAGGCTTTGGAACCCACCAAGCAG AGTGGGGAAGCTGTGAAGGAGCTTTATAACCAACTCACTGAGAAACTGGAGCTTCGCAAGCCAAGTCCAGCCGAAGTGACTGAGACTCCCTCCATGGAGCTGCCCTTGCCCGCTGTGCCCACACCAGCCTCACGCTGA
- the NELFB gene encoding negative elongation factor B isoform X2, with protein sequence MYAGLQDLGVANGEDLKETLTNCTEPLKAIEQFQTENGVLLPSLQSALPFLDLHGTPRLEFHQSVFDELREKLLERVSVIALEGKVEERYKKLEDLLEKSFSLVKMPSIQPVVMCVMKHLPKVPEKKLKLVMADKDLYKACAVEVKRQIWQDNQALFGDEVSPLLKQYILEKENILFSNDISVLHNFFSPSPKTRRQGEVVQKLTQMIGKNVKLYDMVLQFLRTLFLRTRNVHYCTLRAELLMSLHDLETSEICNVDPCHKFTWCLDACIREKFVDNKRARELQGFLDGVKKGQEQVLGDLSMILCDPFAINTLALSTIRHLQDLVGQDTLPRESPDLLLLLRMLSLGQGAWDMIDSQVFKEPKMEAELITKFLPMLMSFVVDDHTFNVDQKLPSEEKGPIPYPSTIPEAFTKFLQENRIACEIGLYYILHITKQRNKNAFLRLLPALVETFSDLAFSDIFLHLLTGNLTLLGDEFALEEFCTSLFDGFFLTACSSRSEYGELTSALGSVSCPQKICIC encoded by the exons ATGTACGCGGGGCTGCAGGACCTGGGGGTGGCCAACGGCGAGGACCTGAAGGAGACGCTGACCAACTGCACGGAGCCGCTGAAGGCCATCGAGCAGTTCCAg ACTGAGAATGGAGTGCTGCTGCCCTCGCTGCAGTCCGCCCTGCCGTTCCTGGACCTGCACGGCACCCCCCGGCTGGAGTTCCACCAGTCGGTGTTCGACGAGCTGcgggagaagctgctggagagggtctCCGTCATCGCTTTGGAAGGGAAAGTCGAGGAGAG GTACAAAAAGCTGGAAGATCTCCTAGAGAAGAGCTTTTCCCTGGTCAAGATGCCCTCCATACAGCCTGTGGTAATGTGTGTCATGAAGCACTTGCCCAAG GTCCctgaaaagaagctgaagttaGTAATGGCTGATAAGGATTTGTACAAAGCATGTGCAGTGGAGGTGAAGCGCCAGATTTGGCAAGATAACCAGGCTCTGTTTGGTGATGAGGTGTCTCCACTGCTGAAGCAATATatcctggagaaggaaaatattctcTTCAGTAATGATATTTCTGTCTTGCACAATTTCTTCAGTCCGTCTCCCAAAACAAGGCGTCAAGGAGAG GTGGTTCAGAAGCTGACCCAGATGATTGGGAAGAATGTGAAGCTCTACGATATGGTGTTGCAGTTTCTGAGAACTTTGTTCCTTCGGACAAGGAATGTTCATTACTGCACGCTACGGGCAGAGCTCCTGATGTCACTGCATGACCTGGAAACCAGTGAAATCTGCAACGTTGACCCGTGTCATAAG TTCACCTGGTGCCTTGATGCTTGCATTCGGGAGAAGTTTGTGGACAACAAGAGAGCTCGGGAATTGCAAGGGTTTCTGGATGGAGTGAAGAAAGGACAAGAACAAGTGTTGGG ggATTTATCAATGATCTTGTGTGATCCCTTTGCCATTAACACCTTAGCCTTGAGTACCATAAGGCACCTGCAAGACTTGGTTGGGCAGGACACCTTACCCAGG GAAAGCCCggatctgctgctgctccttagGATGCTGTCTTTGGGACAGGGGGCCTGGGACATGATTGACAGTCAAGTCTTCAAGGAACCAAAAATG GAAGCTGAGCTGATCACAAAGTTCTTGCCTATGCTGATGTCCTTTGTGGTGGATGACCACACGTTCAATGTAGATCAGAAACTGCCCTCGGAGGAGAAGGGACCAATTCCCTACCCCAGCACCATTCCTGAAGCTTTCACCAA ATTCTTGCAGGAGAACAGAATAGCTTGTGAGATTGGGCTATATTACATCCTCCACATCACTAAGCAGAGGAACAAAAACGCTTTCCTTAGgctcctgccagcactgg TTGAGACGTTCAGTGACTTGGCcttcagtgacatttttctgcatctgcttACTGGTAACCTCACGCTACTGGGTGATGAATTCGCACTTGAGGAGTTCTGCACCAGTCTCTTTGATGGCTTCTTTCTCACTGCCTGCTCAAG TAGGTCTGAATACGGAGAGCTAACTTCAGCTCTTGGCAGTGTCAGCTGCCCACAGAAAATCTGTATCTGTTAA